Proteins co-encoded in one Brassica oleracea var. oleracea cultivar TO1000 chromosome C4, BOL, whole genome shotgun sequence genomic window:
- the LOC106340248 gene encoding transcription factor PCL1 — MREETPNWLIRCEEELPSPEELIPISQTLITPHLALAFQIGSHNNIHSSPKRTAAMYHQKLQPAATPSPTMMNTDFGGDSSTDLGSGGGGGGGDEPARTLKRPRLVWTPQLHKRFVDAVGHLGIKNAVPKTIMQLMSVEGLTRENVASHLQKYRLYLRRMQGGNGNGVSGGHVIVSDSATDRLFASSPVPAHLLSHEYLMPSPLMNPYLGKHVVTQQNHVVRNLRYEDSEYGNGDGGRKVLKLFPAGN, encoded by the coding sequence ATGAGAGAGGAAACTCCAAACTGGCTCATCAGATGTGAGGAGGAGCTTCCTTCGCCGGAAGAGCTCATACCTATCTCTCAAACCTTAATCACTCCTCACCTAGCTCTTGCTTTCCAAATAGGAAGCCACAACAATATTCACTCCTCGCCGAAGAGAACCGCCGCCATGTACCACCAGAAGCTCCAACCCGCCGCCACTCCATCTCCAACTATGATGAATACTGACTTCGGCGGAGACTCATCGACTGATCTCGGCTCAGGAGGAGGAGGAGGAGGAGGAGACGAGCCAGCGAGGACGCTGAAACGGCCGCGTTTAGTATGGACGCCGCAGCTGCACAAGCGTTTCGTGGACGCGGTTGGTCACTTAGGGATCAAGAACGCAGTTCCTAAGACGATAATGCAGCTGATGAGCGTTGAAGGGTTAACGAGAGAGAACGTTGCGAGTCATCTCCAGAAATACCGTCTCTACCTCAGGAGAATGCAAGGCGGGAACGGTAACGGAGTCTCCGGAGGACACGTCATCGTCTCGGACTCGGCTACTGACCGGCTCTTCGCGAGCTCGCCGGTTCCGGCGCATTTATTGAGCCATGAGTACTTGATGCCGTCACCGTTGATGAATCCTTATTTAGGGAAACATGTGGTAACACAGCAGAACCATGTGGTTCGTAATTTGAGGTATGAAGATTCGGAGTATGGTAATGGAGATGGTGGTAGGAAGGTTCTTAAGCTCTTTCCTGCTGGAAATTAA